The genomic DNA AGCTTTGGTCACCATGTCCTGAACCCAAACACGCTCTTTCCGCCCCTCAGCGTTCAGCGCTGATCATTGAGATGGAGGCAGAGAGGGCACGGGAGTCTAAGCAGAGGCTaaacgaagaagaaaagaacaaggagGCTGAACAGGCCAGCAAAGAAGAGCAGTCGCGAAAGGCAGAGGAGGCCGGCCCGACGAGGATGGAATCAGTGTCAGAGAAAGAGCCACTCGCGGCCAACCGATACCATTCCCAAGACTCAGCCGACTACGGACATCCAGTCTGACATCCAATCCGACGACTTGAAGAGCGCAATAACTCCAGGACCTCGTCAATCCAGACACCGAGCGGTGGAATACGTCAATGGCTTAGTCAAAATCATTCAGCAGCACAAAGAAGAAAACCAAGCATGTGATGGGGTCATGAGTTCGACATTCATAGAGACAGTTCCATCGATATATCCTCCCCCTTTACCACCCTTCAATCCTCCCCGTATACTCCACTAAcctacccccctccctctccctcgtcgccccattcaccaccccaaaaacgccatcaaccgactcctcaatctccaaATTCGCCTGCTCCAGCCCAAAAGAACGCGCACCATAATTCCCCATGTCAGTCCTTACCCACCCCGGGTCAATAATAAAAGTAAccaaccactcctcctcctgatgAAGCTTCATCCCGTACCAGTTCAACATCGTCTTCGTCGGCGCATACGCCGCGCTCGGGACAGCCAATCcaccctccaacaaccctgCTCCTGACCCCATGAACGCATAGATCGGTTTCTTCTCCGGGGTTGTTTCCTTAGCAGCGAGGAGCAACTCCCGAGTGGCTTGGAACAGGGAGACAGGGCCGAGAACGTTAACCTCAAAGTGCTCCCTGATGTCGGCGGGGTTGACGtccttgatgagggggtAGATCTTCGCGATGCCGGCGTTGGCGATGACGGTGTTGAGGTAGGTTATTTTGTGGTCGTTGACGAGAATTTTGACTGCCTCGGCGGCGGAGTCCCACACCGAGGCGTCGTATGGAATTAGAATGACGTTGGTGGACGAGTCCCTTTTCAGGGTCTTCAAGGcttgggagctgggggaggagggattgcGGACGAAGGCGATGACattctgttgttgttgttgttgttgttgttgttagtGGCTGACTGCAGAAAAATGAAGAGGGAAATGCGTACATGGTCGGGGAGCTGGAGGTATTTCTtgacgaggccgagaccAAGACCACGGTTGGCGCCAGTGATGAGGAagttggtgggtggtgacATGGTGTGCTTGGGATGTTGAGCCCCaattgatgatgatcaagTGAGATCTAGTTTAGTGGACCGAGAGTGAGGAATGtgaagttgttgatgctgcaTTCAAAAGTTGAGAGATGAACCTTGGGAATATTTATATGGCCTCGGAACTATCGAGATTACAAATTCTGTCGAGGATTACAGCGGGTCAAGGTGGATAAGGATTGTACGACAAAGTTCCATTGGTAATCCAGGGCCCGGTGCACACCATTACAAAGACGTCTCCACGGCACCGCTGCGGCACAGAACTTGTGCTATCACCGCAGTTGGCCGTGGGGACGGAAATAACATTCCAGAGAATGCCCAACTCCCGAGTCCAAAGCAATCTTTGTTGGGTGCAATCATGTTGCATAATTCAATCTAGATAcccttcatcttctcccgCATAAACTCCACGGTAGCCTCCCaagcctcctcggccgcttTGAATCCAGGCACTGCCGTGAAGGCATGGCAAGCACCGGGGTAGATCTTGACGATAGCTTCGCTCCCAGTTATCATCCATTTCATAGCCATCAGCAGAGTATCATCCAGTAATGGGTCCTCGGTCCCGCACAGGAACAATGCCGGCGGGAGCTTGCCTCCTGGTGCACCCTTTGCCAAGCCCCTCATGTCGTCGTAGATGGGCGATATCTGTGGGTTTCGTCGCTCTTCAATCGTCGTGTTTGGGGCGTAAGCCATTGCGAACCCCAACATCTTTGCGTTGTTGACAAGCAGCTGTCGTTCGAAGGTGGTCACCATGGGTAAGTTTTGGGTAACATCAAACCAACCATAAGGAAGGATGAGGCCGGCAATCTTGTGGTTCGGGCGGGCGCGTAAAAGGTGAAAGGCGGTTGTTGCAGCCAGATTACCTCCAGCCGACTCGCcactgatgaagaggagccTGGCACCAAAAATATGTTCACCCTTGTCTACAAGATATTCGGCAGCGTCGATGCAATCATGGACCTGGGCAGGCCAGGGGTTTTCGGGAGCGAGTCGGTAGTCGACAGAAAGCGCTGTAAGCTGGAAGGTGTTGGCGTACTCTCTGAGCTTTCCATCTTGGCTGCGCGGTGTTAGTTAAGTGTGGATGGTAGCGAGGAAGTGGAAAAGGCTCACTGTTGGTGTGTGCCCATTACGAAGCCCCCACCATGGATATGGAGGAAGAGTCCCTTGCTGGGCTGGCCATTATCGGGGGTGTATACGCGTAAGGCGATATCTCGACCTGCATCTCGTGATGAGACAACCACGTCCTTCGCCGCCGGGAGGTAAACCGGGGCAGCGAATCCGGTCTTGCCATTTTCACGCATCTCACGGAACTTCACAGGACCGACGTCTTGCCATGTTGGGCCACTGGAAGTCGCCCTCTCTATGAAGTTGTTAACGCCGATTGTCTCCTCGCTCACATTCTCCAAGGAGAACTTGGAGGCGTCGATGGTGATATCACTCGTCAACGGCATGGTCATAGTTGGAGGAAAGTGTGTTGTGTGAATTCCTGAGATATCTACCGACAGCCTTGGGCTTGCCAGTTAAATACCTGCGCGACgtgaaggaggggtaacGGTAACCGCCATCTCCGAGGCTACTGGCGCTACCCGAATGTGAACCAACAAAGGTGAAGGAATCAATATTGCTCTGCGAGTGGAACGACATATTAGGCAGACAACTTGCTTGACCCCGCATCTCGATGTCTTTGGGAAGGAAGGCACTGTTCAGCCAGCCCCACCTAGCTGCTTCGACACACACTATCAGTTACACACTATGGATACCTCGAAAGCTGCTCAACAAACTCCAACTCATGGCGCTCCCCTGACTTTTCTCCTCCGGCTGAACCGCCTTTGAGCTGTTGCCGATTCCATTGGCCTCCAACCATTCCGGATCGATATTCTCGAGGCTCAAATGCGGAGCGACGTCTGCACCGTTCTTCGGTCCCTGTCTGTCCTGCATCGTCCAGCCCATACCCAGGTGTGCCCAGGGGTTCTTGTCCATGTACTGGAACTCAAAGTCCTCATAGCGAGGTTGCTCAATGACTTGCTGGTAATGGAGCGAAGATCCGGGCCAGATGGCGTTGACACGGCCAGTTTCGTTGTTCTTGTACCCTGTCGTGTGACGAACTGTCAGTACCGTAACTCATTGAGTATAGATATCCAAGAAAACTCACAGCTGCGACATTCATCCGCCCACACGGTGTGTTTCACCCACTCCTGAACATGCTCGTTAAAGCTGTCAGTGATATCTTGCCTCGGTACCCAGCTGCGAAGGTTCTCATTCTGCGTCTTCTTGATCAGCCTGATCGCGTAGTCTGAAACGGAATGCAATGGCGCCATGACGCTCCCGTTCTGGATAGGCCAAGTTGGTCCGATGAAGGTCATGAAGTTGGGCATGTCGGGTACCGCCAGCCCAAGATAGGATTCGGGAGCAGTTGCCCACTTGTCCTTCAGGTCAACGCCATTCTTGCCTACGACCGGGAAAAGAGGCCGATATGTATTGTCGTAGCCAGTGGCACAGACAACTGTGTCAACCTTGCGCTCAACGCCATCGGCCCCCACCACACCGTCTGCTGTACAGCTGACCACAGCGGTAAAGTGTACATCGACATTATCTTTCTGGATGGCTTCCATGTAAGGATCACCAGGCGTGATCCTACGGCACCCAAAGCCAAACGTGGGGGTGAAACCCTGCAGCAAACGTTGATCCTTGATAATTTCCCCCATACGCTTGCGGAAAAAGCCAGACGCCCCCTTCTGCGCCATGGAACCACTGTAGAAAGCGCCCCAGGTGCCATTCACTTCGCTCTCGATAGCCTTGGCATGGGCAACAAGATGGCCGGGGTTCCGTCTGAACTCGTCACGCTCCTGTTGCGTGTAGATCTTGGATGGCGTGCCCGAGTTGCCGGCCAGGACTCCAAACCAGATACCCGTCCGGACAAAAACGTCGAGGTGCTTTGTGTAAGGCTGCATCCCAGGAACTGTTTGAACCGATGATGCGCCGGAGCCGATGACAGCAACGCGTTCATTTGCCCATTTGTCCTGCTGGTAATCCTCGGGCCACTGTGCGGTGTGGACTACTCGTCCTTTGAACGTGTCTGTCAGACCGGGGACATCGGGCCACTACATTCCTACTTGGTTAATTTCCTCTCTAACCCGACGTAACAGAGATGGAGCCGTCTTACCTTTGGAGTGCTCAAGACACCTGTCGCATGCAACAACACATGGCAATGATCCTCAAACTCACGAGGTTCTTGCCCCGGTATTTGCTGCCGTAGCTTGACGGTCCAgattccctcctcctcacgcCAGTAGCAGCCTACGACCTCGGTGTGAAAAGACATGTATTTACGGAGATCAAAAGTCTTGCAGACCGTGTCGAGATATTTCCACAAATCATCGGAAAAGGCAAAATATCGCGGCCAGTCCGGGTACTATACGCAGGCACCCACGTTGTCAGTTTCAAGCAAGATGGGTTTGGAAGCAAGGACCCTCTCACCAATGCAAATTGGTACGTATACGCATGACTTGGAACATCACAGCCGGCACGTGGGTACTTGTTGGTGAGCCATGTTCCTGGACATCGGTTAGTTCCGAGGCCGGATAGGGTAGAGAAGCTGAGTCTGACCTCCAATGTCTCGGTTCTTCTCATAGATGACATGTTCCACGTTCTGGCAGTCTTTCCGGATACGATATGCCATCAAAATACCAGATATACCGGCGCCAATAGTCAAGACTCGCAGTTTCCGGTTCTGAGGGTCGTTCCATGTCAGGTGCTGGGGGATGTTGTACACCGGcgcctctgctgctggcgcTGGTGAGTGGTTCGGCTGTTGACCCTCGGGGGTTTCTTCTTTCAGGAAAGGGGCCATCGAAAAGTCTCTTGACGAATCTGTACAAGGGCATTGTTGCGTTCATCTTGGGCCGGCAAGCTGCTTTGTTAACATTTTGAGATCCTGCCTTCTCGCCCTTGCTAACGGAAAGCGGGCCAGCCCGTGTCGGCCCACGGGCAAAGTTCAGCTATCAGCCGGTCACCGAACCTTCGGCTGGATCTTGGTGTGGTCACACAAAGATGGCAACGCCGCGCCTGCGCTTCGGCTGACATAAGGTAGCTGGCGCATTCAACAAGAGGGGCTTTGCAACAAGGGATTCTCATGCCCACTATTCACTTCACA from Podospora pseudoanserina strain CBS 124.78 chromosome 2, whole genome shotgun sequence includes the following:
- a CDS encoding hypothetical protein (EggNog:ENOG503NUI0; COG:Q); translation: MSFHTEVVGCYWREEEGIWTVKLRQQIPGQEPREFEDHCHVLLHATGVLSTPKWPDVPGLTDTFKGRVVHTAQWPEDYQQDKWANERVAVIGSGASSVQTVPGMQPYTKHLDVFVRTGIWFGVLAGNSGTPSKIYTQQERDEFRRNPGHLVAHAKAIESEVNGTWGAFYSGSMAQKGASGFFRKRMGEIIKDQRLLQGFTPTFGFGCRRITPGDPYMEAIQKDNVDVHFTAVVSCTADGVVGADGVERKVDTVVCATGYDNTYRPLFPVVGKNGVDLKDKWATAPESYLGLAVPDMPNFMTFIGPTWPIQNGSVMAPLHSVSDYAIRLIKKTQNENLRSWVPRQDITDSFNEHVQEWVKHTVWADECRSWYKNNETGRVNAIWPGSSLHYQQVIEQPRYEDFEFQYMDKNPWAHLGMGWTMQDRQGPKNGADVAPHLSLENIDPEWLEANGIGNSSKAVQPEEKSQGSAMSWSLLSSFRGIHSV
- a CDS encoding hypothetical protein (EggNog:ENOG503P0D0; COG:Q); protein product: MSPPTNFLITGANRGLGLGLVKKYLQLPDHNVIAFVRNPSSPSSQALKTLKRDSSTNVILIPYDASVWDSAAEAVKILVNDHKITYLNTVIANAGIAKIYPLIKDVNPADIREHFEVNVLGPVSLFQATRELLLAAKETTPEKKPIYAFMGSGAGLLEGGLAVPSAAYAPTKTMLNWYGMKLHQEEEWLVTFIIDPGWVRTDMGNYGARSFGLEQANLEIEESVDGVFGVVNGATREREGGRLVEYTGRIEGW
- a CDS encoding hypothetical protein (EggNog:ENOG503NYAA; COG:V; MEROPS:MER0034548), which gives rise to MTMPLTSDITIDASKFSLENVSEETIGVNNFIERATSSGPTWQDVGPVKFREMRENGKTGFAAPVYLPAAKDVVVSSRDAGRDIALRVYTPDNGQPSKGLFLHIHGGGFVMGTHQHQDGKLREYANTFQLTALSVDYRLAPENPWPAQVHDCIDAAEYLVDKGEHIFGARLLFISGESAGGNLAATTAFHLLRARPNHKIAGLILPYGWFDVTQNLPMVTTFERQLLVNNAKMLGFAMAYAPNTTIEERRNPQISPIYDDMRGLAKGAPGGKLPPALFLCGTEDPLLDDTLLMAMKWMITGSEAIVKIYPGACHAFTAVPGFKAAEEAWEATVEFMREKMKGI